A part of Thermotoga petrophila RKU-1 genomic DNA contains:
- the queA gene encoding tRNA preQ1(34) S-adenosylmethionine ribosyltransferase-isomerase QueA has translation MKVSEFDYELPSELIAQEPVEPRDASRLMVLHRKTQRIEHRIFREIIEYLEPGDLLVLNVSKVIPARLYARKKTGASIEILLIERLEEGIWKCLVRPGQKVKKGTELVIDEDLSAVCLGRGEDGTRILKFQPQDDRLIFEKGRTPLPPYIKNEVPLERYQTVYAKEEGSVAAPTAGLHFTPELIEKLKKKGVQFAEVVLHVGIGTFRPVKVEEVEKHKMHEEFYQVTKETIKKLRETRERGNRIVAVGTTTVRTLETIARLPEQEEYVGKTDLFIYPPFEFKLVDALITNFHLPRSTLLMLVAAFAGKDFVMEAYREAVKRRYRFFSFGDAMLIL, from the coding sequence ATGAAGGTATCAGAGTTCGATTATGAACTTCCATCAGAACTCATAGCGCAGGAACCTGTGGAACCACGGGACGCTTCCCGACTCATGGTGCTCCACAGAAAGACGCAGAGAATAGAACACCGCATATTCCGGGAGATAATAGAGTATCTTGAACCCGGCGATCTGCTCGTTCTGAACGTGTCGAAGGTGATACCAGCCCGCCTCTACGCGAGGAAAAAAACGGGTGCCAGCATCGAAATTCTTTTGATAGAGCGTTTGGAGGAAGGTATCTGGAAGTGCCTTGTGAGACCGGGTCAGAAGGTGAAAAAAGGAACGGAACTTGTAATCGATGAGGATCTGTCCGCCGTCTGCCTCGGTCGGGGTGAAGATGGAACGAGGATTCTGAAGTTTCAGCCTCAGGACGATAGATTGATCTTCGAGAAGGGCAGAACACCTCTTCCGCCGTACATAAAAAACGAAGTTCCGCTCGAGAGGTATCAAACCGTGTACGCGAAAGAAGAAGGCTCCGTCGCTGCACCGACCGCGGGGCTTCACTTCACACCAGAACTCATAGAGAAGTTGAAGAAAAAGGGAGTTCAATTCGCTGAAGTTGTTCTGCACGTGGGAATAGGGACTTTCAGGCCCGTGAAGGTTGAGGAAGTGGAAAAACACAAGATGCATGAGGAATTCTACCAGGTTACAAAAGAGACGATCAAAAAACTCAGAGAGACAAGGGAAAGGGGAAACAGAATTGTAGCGGTTGGAACAACAACGGTGAGAACCTTGGAGACAATCGCCAGACTTCCCGAGCAGGAAGAATACGTGGGAAAAACCGACCTCTTCATATATCCACCCTTCGAGTTCAAACTCGTTGATGCTTTGATTACCAACTTTCACCTTCCTCGTTCCACTCTTCTTATGCTGGTTGCAGCGTTCGCGGGGAAGGATTTCGTCATGGAGGCCTATAGAGAAGCCGTGAAAAGAAGATACAGATTCTTCTCTTTCGGTGATGCGATGCTGATTCTGTAA
- the lnt gene encoding apolipoprotein N-acyltransferase, producing MVSLLLSVLSGFLTALSMPGFLSGALIWFSLIPLLYAVEGKGVWKRGFLSFVYFFTHVLISFFWVLPTLTENVPLVFGRYPSWLGIVVFVLMGIIEAVPFFGFGFLSYFAPRSIVLKTLYLASVYTIFEYLRGVGELGFTGGRISEALYSHTGLIQIVSITGTLGLVFLIVSLNVLFHEFLKRRKGLLIFPVIFFVYLLNSSVVHLLPVPERGSFEVVALQPNVPTSLKYSVSSGEMLELLESMTKDFHGSIVITPEAFFLEDVRYSQKLRELSEENTFVIGFPADNQNSVFVLEDGRFRKVYSKVKLFPFVEKLPYPRVFGVFSFLKGLSYYEPGRGFSVFNVGESPPLSVQICFESYFPEVSRAFVKNGSEIFIVVTNDGWFHYKAALLNHFVQGVFRAVETRRQFLQVANTGITGLVDEYGRIVDALPLRVRLAGEFHIKPRKGETFYVRYGDWFFYLSVILAVVSVFISRMRGERNEGIRVRL from the coding sequence TTGGTTAGCCTTCTTCTCAGTGTTCTCTCCGGCTTTCTCACCGCTCTTTCGATGCCGGGATTTCTCTCCGGAGCTTTGATCTGGTTTTCTCTGATTCCACTTCTGTACGCGGTGGAAGGCAAGGGAGTGTGGAAAAGGGGGTTTCTTTCTTTCGTTTACTTTTTCACTCACGTACTGATATCTTTCTTCTGGGTACTTCCAACTCTGACGGAGAACGTGCCCCTTGTCTTTGGAAGATACCCTTCCTGGCTTGGAATCGTGGTGTTTGTGCTGATGGGAATCATTGAAGCTGTTCCATTTTTTGGGTTTGGATTTCTCTCGTACTTTGCACCGCGATCGATCGTTCTGAAGACTCTTTACCTTGCCTCCGTCTATACCATCTTCGAGTATCTCCGCGGTGTGGGAGAACTCGGATTCACCGGAGGAAGGATCTCAGAAGCGCTTTACAGCCACACCGGATTGATACAGATCGTTTCCATCACGGGGACTCTGGGCCTCGTTTTTTTGATAGTTTCCCTGAACGTCCTCTTCCATGAGTTCTTGAAGAGAAGAAAGGGTCTTCTCATATTTCCTGTGATCTTCTTCGTCTATCTGTTGAACTCTTCTGTTGTACACCTTCTTCCCGTTCCTGAACGTGGTTCTTTCGAGGTGGTCGCGCTTCAACCAAATGTTCCCACTTCTCTGAAATATTCTGTGTCAAGTGGAGAGATGCTTGAGCTTCTCGAGTCGATGACGAAGGATTTCCACGGAAGCATCGTGATCACTCCCGAGGCGTTCTTTCTGGAGGATGTGCGTTATTCTCAGAAGCTGAGAGAGCTCTCGGAGGAGAACACCTTCGTGATAGGATTTCCCGCGGACAACCAGAACAGTGTTTTTGTTCTGGAAGATGGAAGATTCAGAAAGGTCTATTCCAAGGTGAAGCTTTTTCCCTTTGTGGAAAAACTGCCGTACCCGAGGGTCTTTGGGGTTTTCAGTTTCCTGAAAGGATTGTCCTACTATGAACCTGGACGGGGTTTTTCTGTCTTCAACGTTGGGGAGAGTCCCCCGCTCTCTGTTCAGATCTGTTTTGAAAGTTACTTTCCGGAGGTATCACGCGCTTTCGTGAAAAACGGAAGCGAAATATTCATCGTTGTGACGAACGATGGGTGGTTTCACTACAAAGCAGCGCTGTTGAATCACTTTGTCCAGGGAGTGTTCAGGGCCGTTGAAACGAGAAGACAGTTCCTTCAGGTGGCGAACACCGGGATCACAGGTCTCGTTGACGAGTACGGTAGAATAGTAGATGCTCTTCCTCTGCGGGTGAGACTGGCAGGAGAGTTTCACATCAAACCGAGAAAAGGCGAAACGTTCTACGTCAGATACGGAGACTGGTTCTTTTACCTCTCTGTGATTCTGGCGGTAGTCAGTGTTTTCATTTCCAGAATGCGAGGTGAAAGGAATGAAGGTATCAGAGTTCGATTATGA
- the polC gene encoding DNA polymerase III subunit alpha, translating to MEKIENLKWKDVTFESIEIDPDAGVVLVSVEKFSSEVENLVSLLEKETRFRVIVNGAQKSNGDLKGKILSLLNGNVPYIKDVVFEGNRLILKVLGDFARDRIASKLRSTKKQLDELLPPGTEIMFEVVEPPEDLLKKEVPQPEKREEPKGEELKIEDENHIFGQKPRKIVFTPSKIFEYNKKTSVKGKVFKIEKIEGKKTVLLIYLTDGEDSLICKVFNDVEKVEGKISLGDVIVATGDLLLENGEPTLYVKGITKLPEAKRMDNSPVKRVELHAHTKFSDQDAITDVNEYVKRAKEWGFPAVALTDHGNVQAIPYFYDAAKEAGIKPIFGIEAYLVSDVEPVIRNLSYDSSFENATFVVLDFETTGLDPQVDEIIEIGAVKIQDGQIVDEYHTLIKPSREISRRSSEITGITQEMLENKRSIEEVLPEFLGFLENSIIVAHNANFDYRFLRLWIKKVMGLDWERPYIDTLALAKSLLKMRSYSLDSVVEKLGLGPFRHHRALDDARVTAQVFLRFVEMMKKIGITKLSEIENLKDTIDYTALKPFHCTILVQNKKGLKNLYKLVSDSYIKYFYGVPRILKSALIENREGLLVGSACISGELGRAALEGASDSELEEIAKFYDYIEVMPLDVIAEDEEDLDRERLKEVYRRLYRIAKKLNKFVVMTGDVHFLDPEDARGRAALLAPQGNRNFENQPALYLRTTEEMLEKAMEIFEDEEIAREVVIENPNRIADMIEEVQPLEKKLHPPIIENADEIVRSLTMKRAYEIYGDPLPEIVQKRVERELNAIINHGYAVLYLIAQELVQKSMSDGYVVGSRGSVGSSLVANLLGITEVNPLPPHYRCPECKYFKVVEDDRYGAGYDLPDKKCPVCGAPLRKDGHDIPFETFMGFEGDKVPDIDLNFSGEYQERAHRFVEELFGKDHVYRAGTINTIAEKSAVGYVRSYEEKTGKKLRKAEMERLVSMITGVKRTTGQHPGGLMIIPKDKEVYDFTPIQYPANDRNAGVFTTHFAYETIHDDLVKIDALGHDDPTFIKMLKDLTGIDPMTIPMDDPDTLAIFSSVKPLGVDPVELESDVGTYGIPEFGTEFVRGMLVETRPKSFAELVRISGLSHGTDVWLNNARDWINLGYAKLSDVISCRDDIMNFLIHKGMEPSLAFKIMENVRKGKGITEEMESEMRKLKVPEWFIESCKRIKYLFPKAHAVAYVSMAFRIAYFKVHYPLQFYAAYFTIKGDQFDPVLVLKGKEAIKRRLRELKAMTGKDVQKKNEESVLEVVLEMILRGFSFLPPDIFKSDAKKFLIEGNSLRIPFNKLPGLGDSVAESIVRAREEKPFTSVEDLMKRTKVNKNHIELMRSLGVLGSLPETEQFTLF from the coding sequence ATGGAGAAAATTGAAAATCTGAAATGGAAAGATGTAACATTCGAGAGTATAGAGATAGATCCCGACGCGGGTGTGGTTCTCGTTTCTGTGGAAAAATTTTCCTCCGAAGTAGAGAATCTTGTTAGCTTACTCGAAAAGGAAACGAGGTTTCGAGTCATCGTGAACGGCGCTCAAAAAAGTAACGGGGATCTAAAGGGAAAGATACTTTCTCTTCTCAACGGTAACGTCCCCTACATAAAGGATGTTGTTTTCGAAGGAAACAGACTGATTCTGAAAGTGCTTGGAGATTTCGCACGGGACAGGATCGCCTCGAAACTCAGAAGCACGAAAAAACAGCTCGATGAATTACTGCCTCCCGGAACGGAGATCATGTTTGAGGTCGTGGAGCCTCCGGAAGATCTTTTGAAAAAGGAAGTACCACAACCAGAAAAGAGAGAAGAACCGAAGGGTGAAGAATTGAAGATCGAGGATGAAAACCACATCTTTGGACAGAAACCCAGAAAGATCGTCTTCACCCCCTCAAAAATCTTTGAGTACAACAAAAAGACATCGGTGAAGGGCAAGGTCTTCAAAATAGAGAAGATCGAGGGGAAAAAAACGGTCCTTCTGATTTACCTAACGGACGGAGAGGATTCTCTGATCTGCAAGGTCTTCAACGACGTTGAAAAGGTCGAAGGAAAGATATCGTTGGGAGACGTCATCGTTGCCACAGGAGACCTCCTTCTCGAAAACGGAGAGCCCACCCTTTACGTGAAGGGAATCACAAAACTTCCCGAAGCGAAAAGGATGGACAACTCTCCAGTCAAGAGGGTGGAGCTCCACGCCCACACTAAGTTCAGCGATCAAGACGCGATAACGGATGTGAACGAATATGTGAAACGAGCCAAGGAATGGGGCTTCCCCGCGGTAGCTCTCACGGATCATGGGAACGTTCAGGCCATACCTTACTTCTACGACGCAGCGAAAGAAGCTGGAATAAAGCCCATCTTCGGTATCGAAGCGTACTTAGTGAGCGACGTGGAGCCCGTAATAAGGAACCTCTCCTACGATTCATCGTTCGAAAATGCCACATTCGTCGTCCTCGACTTCGAGACAACGGGCCTCGACCCTCAGGTGGACGAGATCATCGAGATAGGAGCGGTGAAGATACAGGACGGCCAGATAGTGGACGAGTACCACACTCTCATAAAGCCTTCCAGGGAGATCTCAAGAAGAAGTTCGGAGATCACCGGAATCACTCAAGAGATGCTGGAAAACAAGAGAAGCATCGAGGAAGTTCTACCGGAATTCCTCGGTTTTCTGGAGAATTCCATCATCGTTGCCCACAACGCCAACTTCGACTACAGATTTCTGAGGCTGTGGATCAAAAAAGTGATGGGGTTGGACTGGGAAAGACCCTACATAGATACGCTCGCCCTCGCAAAGTCCCTTCTAAAAATGAGAAGCTACTCTCTGGATTCCGTTGTGGAAAAGCTCGGATTGGGTCCGTTCCGTCACCACAGGGCCCTGGATGACGCGAGGGTCACCGCTCAGGTTTTCCTCAGGTTCGTTGAGATGATGAAGAAGATCGGGATCACGAAGCTTTCAGAAATTGAGAATTTGAAGGATACGATAGACTACACCGCGTTGAAACCCTTCCACTGTACGATCCTCGTTCAGAACAAAAAGGGATTGAAAAACCTCTACAAACTGGTTTCTGATTCCTATATAAAGTACTTCTACGGTGTTCCGAGGATCCTCAAAAGTGCGCTCATCGAAAACAGAGAAGGACTGCTTGTGGGAAGCGCGTGTATCTCCGGTGAGCTCGGACGTGCCGCCCTCGAAGGGGCGAGTGATTCAGAACTCGAGGAGATCGCAAAGTTCTACGACTACATAGAAGTCATGCCGCTCGACGTTATAGCCGAAGACGAAGAGGACTTAGACAGAGAAAGGCTGAAAGAAGTGTACCGAAGACTCTACAGAATAGCGAAAAAGCTGAACAAATTCGTCGTCATGACCGGTGATGTTCATTTCCTCGATCCCGAAGATGCCAGGGGCAGAGCTGCACTTCTGGCACCTCAGGGAAACAGAAACTTCGAGAATCAGCCCGCACTCTACCTCAGAACGACCGAAGAAATGCTCGAAAAGGCGATGGAGATATTCGAAGATGAAGAGATCGCGAGGGAAGTCGTGATAGAGAATCCCAACAGAATAGCCGATATGATCGAGGAAGTGCAGCCGCTCGAGAAGAAGCTCCACCCGCCGATCATAGAGAACGCCGATGAAATAGTGAGAAGCCTCACCATGAAGAGGGCGTACGAGATCTACGGTGATCCACTTCCCGAAATCGTTCAGAAGCGAGTGGAAAGGGAACTGAACGCCATCATAAATCATGGATACGCCGTTCTCTATCTCATCGCTCAGGAGCTCGTTCAGAAATCTATGAGCGATGGTTACGTGGTTGGATCCAGAGGATCCGTTGGATCTTCACTTGTGGCCAATCTCCTCGGGATAACCGAGGTGAATCCTCTGCCACCGCACTACAGGTGTCCGGAGTGCAAATACTTCAAGGTTGTCGAAGACGACAGATACGGAGCGGGTTACGACCTTCCCGATAAAAAATGCCCAGTGTGCGGTGCTCCTCTCAGAAAAGACGGTCACGACATACCGTTTGAAACGTTCATGGGGTTTGAAGGTGACAAGGTCCCCGACATAGATCTTAACTTCTCAGGAGAGTATCAGGAACGTGCTCATCGCTTCGTGGAAGAACTCTTCGGTAAAGACCACGTCTACAGGGCGGGAACCATAAACACCATCGCGGAAAAAAGCGCGGTGGGTTACGTGAGAAGCTACGAAGAGAAAACCGGAAAGAAGCTCAGAAAGGCGGAGATGGAAAGACTCGTTTCCATGATCACGGGAGTGAAGAGAACAACGGGCCAGCACCCAGGAGGACTCATGATCATACCGAAAGACAAAGAAGTCTACGATTTCACTCCCATACAGTATCCAGCCAACGATAGAAACGCGGGAGTGTTCACCACACACTTCGCGTACGAAACGATCCACGACGATCTGGTGAAGATAGATGCACTCGGTCACGATGATCCTACTTTCATCAAGATGCTAAAAGACCTCACCGGAATTGACCCTATGACGATTCCCATGGATGACCCCGACACGCTCGCCATATTCAGTTCTGTGAAGCCCCTCGGTGTGGATCCAGTTGAGCTGGAGAGCGACGTGGGAACTTACGGAATCCCGGAGTTTGGAACCGAGTTTGTGAGGGGAATGCTTGTTGAGACGAGACCGAAGAGTTTCGCCGAGCTTGTGAGGATCTCAGGACTGTCACACGGTACGGACGTCTGGTTGAACAACGCGCGCGACTGGATAAACCTCGGCTACGCCAAGCTCTCCGATGTTATTTCGTGTAGGGACGACATCATGAACTTCCTCATACACAAGGGAATGGAACCTTCTCTTGCTTTCAAGATCATGGAAAACGTCAGGAAGGGAAAGGGTATCACAGAAGAAATGGAGAGTGAAATGAGAAAGTTGAAGGTTCCAGAGTGGTTCATCGAATCATGCAAGAGGATCAAATATCTCTTTCCGAAGGCTCACGCTGTGGCTTATGTGAGTATGGCCTTCAGAATCGCTTACTTCAAGGTTCACTATCCTCTTCAGTTTTACGCGGCGTACTTCACGATAAAAGGTGATCAGTTTGATCCGGTTCTCGTCCTTAAAGGAAAGGAAGCCATAAAGAGGCGCTTGAGAGAACTCAAAGCGATGACCGGTAAAGATGTTCAGAAGAAAAACGAAGAGAGCGTTCTGGAAGTCGTTCTGGAAATGATACTGAGAGGTTTTTCCTTCCTACCACCCGACATCTTCAAATCCGACGCGAAGAAATTTCTCATAGAAGGAAACTCGCTGAGAATTCCCTTCAACAAACTTCCAGGACTGGGTGACAGTGTGGCCGAATCGATCGTCAGAGCCAGGGAAGAAAAACCGTTCACTTCGGTGGAAGACCTCATGAAGAGAACCAAAGTCAACAAAAATCACATAGAGTTGATGAGAAGCCTGGGTGTTCTCGGAAGCCTTCCAGAAACGGAACAGTTCACACTTTTCTAA
- a CDS encoding DegT/DnrJ/EryC1/StrS family aminotransferase, which produces MIPLSRPDINEQDIERVVEVLKSGRLSLGEYTKRFGEMVAEYTGARFGWAVSSGTAALHLILESLDIDEGDLILVPSFTFIASVNVILMKRAVPVFVDVDERTLNVSPETLEEAVKRCLKGFKQGNVEIKGKPRLFMAVDVFGHPLDWDGILDVCQRYGIAVVEDSCEALGSEYKGRKVGTFGVAGAFAFYPNKQITTGEGGVVVTNDEKIHTVVKSMSNQGRGEGNEWLHHVRFGYNYRIDEMSAALGCSQMERIDEIVEKRAGAAERYSKMLKEFSWVKVPVVEDYVTKMSWFVYVVRLEDPDRNRVMRYMEEKGIQVRNYFYPVHFQPFYEKLFGSMKGLLPVTERESEKTLAIPFFTSITESEQKTVVEVLREAVERVG; this is translated from the coding sequence ATGATTCCGTTATCAAGGCCCGATATAAACGAGCAGGACATCGAAAGGGTAGTGGAAGTTTTAAAAAGCGGAAGGCTCAGTCTCGGTGAATACACGAAGCGTTTTGGAGAGATGGTGGCCGAATACACGGGTGCCAGATTCGGCTGGGCGGTGAGCAGTGGAACAGCTGCGCTCCATCTCATCCTGGAGAGTCTCGATATCGACGAGGGAGATCTGATCCTTGTGCCTTCCTTCACCTTCATCGCTTCTGTTAACGTAATCCTCATGAAAAGGGCAGTCCCTGTTTTTGTGGATGTGGATGAGAGAACTCTGAACGTTTCTCCAGAAACACTGGAGGAGGCGGTGAAAAGGTGCCTCAAAGGATTCAAACAGGGAAACGTTGAGATAAAAGGAAAACCCCGTCTCTTCATGGCCGTTGATGTTTTTGGGCATCCCCTCGACTGGGACGGGATTCTCGACGTCTGTCAGAGGTACGGCATCGCGGTGGTGGAAGACTCCTGTGAGGCTCTTGGATCCGAGTACAAAGGAAGAAAGGTGGGCACCTTTGGAGTGGCCGGCGCTTTCGCGTTTTACCCGAACAAACAGATCACCACAGGAGAGGGTGGTGTTGTTGTGACGAACGATGAAAAGATACACACCGTTGTAAAGAGCATGAGCAACCAGGGAAGAGGTGAGGGGAACGAATGGCTCCACCATGTGCGTTTCGGTTACAACTACAGAATCGACGAGATGTCGGCTGCGCTTGGATGTTCTCAAATGGAAAGAATCGATGAGATCGTAGAAAAACGCGCAGGAGCGGCGGAGAGATATTCAAAGATGTTGAAGGAGTTTTCCTGGGTAAAGGTGCCCGTTGTGGAAGATTACGTCACTAAGATGAGCTGGTTCGTCTACGTCGTGAGGCTGGAAGATCCTGATAGAAACCGTGTGATGAGGTACATGGAGGAGAAGGGAATCCAGGTTAGAAACTACTTTTATCCCGTCCACTTTCAACCCTTCTACGAAAAACTCTTCGGCAGCATGAAAGGACTGCTTCCCGTGACGGAGAGGGAATCTGAGAAAACGCTCGCCATACCGTTCTTTACGAGCATCACAGAAAGTGAACAGAAGACGGTGGTGGAGGTCCTTAGAGAGGCGGTGGAGAGGGTTGGTTAG
- the ruvC gene encoding crossover junction endodeoxyribonuclease RuvC, with protein MRILGVDPGYGIVGIGIIEVSGNRISHVFHGTIETPKDLPAEKRLKRIYEEFLKVLERFSPDECAMEKLFFVKNVTTAIGVGEARGVLLLALAEKNIPVFEYAPNEVKVSLSGYGRASKKQIQENIKRFLNLSEIPRPDDAADALAIAWCHALQSRARRVTHGEN; from the coding sequence TTGAGGATCCTTGGGGTAGATCCCGGCTACGGAATTGTAGGAATAGGCATCATTGAAGTGTCCGGAAACAGGATCTCTCACGTTTTCCACGGAACGATAGAGACTCCCAAAGATCTTCCAGCAGAGAAGAGGTTGAAGCGAATCTACGAAGAGTTTTTGAAAGTTCTTGAACGTTTCTCTCCAGACGAGTGTGCCATGGAAAAGCTGTTCTTTGTGAAAAACGTTACCACTGCCATAGGTGTGGGGGAGGCACGTGGTGTACTTCTTCTCGCTCTCGCGGAAAAAAACATACCTGTCTTTGAATACGCACCGAACGAAGTGAAGGTTTCGCTGTCGGGGTATGGAAGGGCAAGCAAGAAACAGATTCAGGAGAACATAAAGCGTTTTCTGAACCTTTCGGAAATTCCCAGGCCCGACGATGCGGCAGACGCACTCGCCATAGCTTGGTGCCACGCCCTTCAGAGCAGAGCAAGGAGGGTAACACATGGAGAAAATTGA
- a CDS encoding GNAT family N-acetyltransferase — MFPRKEFLKNGSLLLIREASIWDAKRIVEYMKEVTSETDFLITRPDEVYDVSTERNYIRMYRNNPGKLMIVGEINREIVSLLTFTGFGRKRTKHVGEIGISVKKRYWNIGIGTRMITSAIEWARRNDFIRIQLEVLKSNERAISLYRKLGFELEGVKRKAVRRDDGSFEDVFVMALLLD, encoded by the coding sequence ATGTTTCCAAGAAAGGAATTCCTGAAAAACGGTTCTCTGCTCCTGATAAGAGAAGCCAGCATCTGGGACGCAAAAAGAATTGTGGAGTACATGAAAGAAGTAACATCAGAAACGGATTTTCTGATCACCCGACCGGATGAGGTTTACGATGTTTCCACGGAAAGAAACTACATAAGAATGTACAGAAACAACCCCGGAAAACTCATGATAGTGGGAGAGATCAACCGAGAAATCGTTTCCCTGCTGACCTTCACAGGATTCGGAAGAAAGAGGACGAAGCACGTTGGAGAAATAGGCATAAGTGTGAAAAAGAGATACTGGAACATTGGAATCGGAACCAGAATGATCACAAGCGCCATAGAATGGGCACGCAGGAACGATTTTATAAGGATCCAGCTCGAAGTTCTGAAGTCGAACGAAAGGGCCATAAGTCTCTACAGGAAACTTGGCTTCGAACTCGAGGGAGTAAAGAGAAAGGCCGTCAGAAGGGACGACGGCTCCTTCGAGGATGTGTTCGTTATGGCGCTTCTTCTGGATTAG
- the proC gene encoding pyrroline-5-carboxylate reductase — protein sequence MTIGIVGVGNMGSIFAEKFSKEAERILLVEKDSEKLSRFDAPPYEVADLEKAREADLIVLAVKPQDAPVVLGTLKGFDGILLSIVAGLKIEEIRKYGIHKVARIMPNVAVRVGEGVLATAFSADMSSEERELVKSLLEKLGFVVEIEEKLFSAVTALTGSGPAFIFVVVEAFLDAALKMGIPLDTAKELVYRLFRGSAELLIETDEHPALWKHRVSSPAGTTIEGLITMERFAVRSGVIESLVSSYKRALELEEK from the coding sequence ATGACGATCGGTATCGTCGGTGTTGGTAACATGGGTTCGATCTTCGCAGAGAAATTTTCGAAGGAGGCCGAAAGGATTCTCCTTGTTGAAAAGGACAGTGAAAAACTCTCCCGATTCGATGCACCTCCATACGAAGTTGCCGATCTGGAAAAAGCTCGTGAGGCAGATCTGATAGTCCTCGCGGTCAAACCTCAGGACGCTCCCGTTGTGCTCGGCACGTTGAAAGGTTTCGACGGAATCCTGCTCTCGATAGTTGCCGGCTTGAAAATCGAAGAGATAAGAAAGTACGGTATTCACAAGGTGGCAAGAATTATGCCGAACGTCGCTGTGAGAGTGGGAGAAGGGGTGCTCGCCACCGCCTTCAGCGCTGATATGAGTTCTGAAGAGAGAGAACTCGTCAAATCACTCCTTGAGAAACTCGGTTTCGTCGTTGAAATAGAGGAAAAGCTCTTTTCAGCCGTCACCGCCCTCACTGGAAGCGGTCCCGCTTTCATCTTCGTCGTGGTGGAGGCGTTCCTCGACGCCGCGCTGAAGATGGGCATCCCACTCGACACGGCGAAAGAACTTGTTTATAGGCTCTTCAGAGGTTCCGCGGAGCTTTTAATAGAGACGGACGAACACCCGGCTCTGTGGAAACACAGGGTGAGCTCTCCGGCCGGAACAACCATAGAAGGACTCATCACAATGGAGAGGTTCGCCGTGAGAAGTGGTGTTATAGAGTCTCTGGTGTCTTCTTACAAAAGGGCACTCGAACTGGAGGAAAAGTGA